A part of Gouania willdenowi chromosome 2, fGouWil2.1, whole genome shotgun sequence genomic DNA contains:
- the LOC114477202 gene encoding sodium/potassium-transporting ATPase subunit alpha-1, producing MGLGRGKDEYKLAATSDRSDKKSKKKKGEKDMEDLKKEVDLDDHKLTLDELHRKYGTDLNRGLSSTRAKEILDRDGPNALTPPPTTPEWVKFCRQLFGGFSMLLWIGAILCFLAYGIQAASEDEPANDNLYLGVVLSAVVIITGCFSYYQEAKSSKIMDSFKNLVPQQALVVRDGEKKNINAEEVVAGDLVEVKGGDRIPADLRIISAHGCKVDNSSLTGESEPQTRTPDFSNDNPLETRNIAFFSTNCVEGTARGIVINTGDRTVMGRIATLASSLEGGKTPIAVEIEHFIHIITGVAVFLGVSFFILSLILGYGWLEAVIFLIGIIVANVPEGLLATVTVCLTLTAKRMAKKNCLVKNLEAVETLGSTSTICSDKTGTLTQNRMTVAHMWFDNQIHEADTTENQSGTSFDRSSPTWAALARVAGLCNRAVFLADQVNVPILKRDVAGDASEAALLKCIELCCGSVSGMRDQYAKVAEIPFNSTNKYQLSIHKNATPGETKHLLVMKGAPERILDRCSSILIQGKEQPLDEEMKDAFQNAYVELGGLGERVLGFCHYSLADDQFPEGFPFDTDEVNFPTEKLCFVGLMSMIDPPRAAVPDAVGKCRSAGIKVIMVTGDHPITAKAIAKGVGIISEGNETVEDIAARLNVPVSEVNPRDAKACVVHGGELKEMTTELLDDVLQHHTEIVFARTSPQQKLIIVEGCQRQGAIVAVTGDGVNDSPALKKADIGVAMGIAGSDVSKQAADMILLDDNFASIVTGVEEGRLIFDNLKKSIAYTLTSNIPEISPFLLFICANIPLPLGTVTILCIDLGTDMVPAISLAYEEAESDIMKRQPRNPKTDKLVNERLISIAYGQIGMMQATAGFFTYFVILAENGFLPMDLLGIRMNWDDKYVNDLEDSYGQQWTYERRKIVEFTCHTAFFASIVIVQWADLIICKTRRNSILQQGMKNRILIFGLFEETALAAFLSYCPGMDVALRMYPLKPCWWFCAFPYSLLIFLYDEARRYILRRNPGGWVEQETYY from the exons ATGGGGCTGGGA AGAGGGAAGGATGAGTACAAACTGGCAGCAACCTCCGATCGTTCGGACAAGAAATCCAAAAAGAAGAAGGGGGAGAAGGATATGGAAGACTTGAAGAAAGAAGTCGATTTG GATGACCACAAGTTAACTTTGGATGAATTGCACAGAAAATATGGAACGGATCTGAACAGG GGCCTTTCCAGCACCAGGGCGAAAGAAATCCTGGATCGAGACGGCCCGAACGCCCTCACGCCTCCTCCCACAACTCCTGAATGGGTCAAATTCTGTAGACAG CTGTTTGGTGGTTTTTCCATGCTGCTGTGGATCGGCGCGATCCTCTGCTTTCTGGCGTACGGAATCCAAGCGGCCTCAGAGGACGAGCCGGCCAATGATAAC cTCTACCTGGGTGTTGTGCTCTCCGCCGTCGTCATCATCACCGGCTGCTTCTCCTACTACCAAGAGGCCAAGAGCTCCAAGATCATGGACTCCTTCAAGAACCTGGTCCCACAG CAAGCCCTGGTCGTCCGTGATGGCGAGAAAAAGAACATCAACGCAGAGGAGGTGGTGGCGGGTGATTTAGTGGAGGTGAAAGGAGGAGACAGAATTCCTGCTGATCTGAGAATCATCTCTGCCCACGGCTGCAAG GTGGACAACTCCTCCCTGACTGGTGAATCAGAGCCTCAAACTCGTACTCCAGACTTCTCCAATGACAACCCACTGGAAACCAGGAACATTGCTTTCTTCTCCACCAACTGTGTGGAAG GCACAGCCAGAGGAATCGTCATTAACACTGGTGACCGCACCGTTATGGGTCGTATTGCCACACTGGCATCCAGTCTGGAAGGTGGAAAAACTCCCATTGCTGTTGAGATCGAGCACTTCATCCACATCATCACCGGTGTAGCCGTCTTCCTGggtgtttcttttttcatcCTTTCACTCATCCTCGGCTATGGCTGGCTGGAAGCCGTCATCTTCCTTATTGGTATCATCGTCGCCAACGTGCCTGAAGGTCTCCTGGCTACAGTCACT GTGTGTCTGACGCTGACCGCTAAACGTATGGCCAAGAAGAACTGCCTGGTGAAGAACCTGGAAGCCGTAGAGACCCTTGGCTCCACCTCCACCATCTGCTCTGACAAAACGGGCACCCTGACCCAGAACAGGATGACCGTGGCCCACATGTGGTTTGACAATCAGATCCACGAGGCCGACACCACAGAGAACCAAAGCGGCACCTCCTTCGACCGGAGCTCCCCCACCTGGGCCGCACTGGCCAGGGTCGCTGGACTTTGCAACCGAGCCGTCTTCCTGGCAGATCAGGTCAACGTTCCCATTCTGAAg AGAGACGTAGCTGGAGACGCCTCCGAAGCGGCCCTGCTGAAGTGTATCGAGTTATGCTGTGGATCAGTATCTGGTATGAGGGACCAATATGCCAAAGTAGCTGAAATCCCCTTTAACTCCACAAACAAATATCAG CTTTCTATTCATAAGAATGCCACACCTGGAGAAACAAAGCACCTGCTGGTGATGAAAGGAGCACCAGAAAGGATTCTGGACCGCTGTTCTAGTATTTTGATCCAGGGCAAAGAGCAGCCTCTGGATGAAGAGATGAAAGATGCTTTCCAGAATGCCTACGTAGAACTGGGAGGACTGGGAGAGAGAGTGCTGG GTTTCTGCCACTACAGCCTGGCTGACGATCAGTTCCCTGAGGGCTTTCCTTTCGATACTGATGAGGTGAACTTCCCCACTGAGAAGCTTTGCTTTGTCGGTCTCATGTCCATGATTGACCCTCCTCGTGCTGCTGTGCCTGATGCTGTGGGGAAATGTAGGAGTGCAGGAATCAAG GTCATCATGGTCACAGGTGACCATCCAATCACTGCCAAGGCCATCGCTAAAGGTGTGGGTATCATCTCTGAAGGCAACGAGACTGTTGAGGACATTGCTGCACGCTTGAATGTTCCAGTCTCAGAGGTCAACCCCAG GGATGCCAAGGCCTGTGTTGTCCATGGTGGTGAGCTGAAGGAGATGACAACAGAGCTGTTGGATGATGTGCTCCAACACCACACTGAAATCGTGTTCGCCAGAACATCTCCACAGCAGAAGCTGATCATTGTGGAAGGTTGTCAGAGACAG GGAGCCATCGTAGCTGTAACAGGCGACGGTGTCAACGACTCTCCAGCTCTGAAAAAGGCCGACATCGGCGTCGCTATGGGCATCGCAGGATCAGACGTCTCCAAGCAGGCCGCTGACATGATTCTACTGGACGACAACTTTGCCTCCATCGTTACTGGAGTGGAAGAAG GTCGTCTGATCTTTGACAACCTGAAGAAATCCATTGCCTACACTCTGACCAGTAACATCCCGGAGATCTCCCCCTTCCTCCTTTTCATCTGTGCTAACATCCCTCTGCCCCTGGGAACCGTCACCATCCTCTGCATTGACCTGGGAACCGACATG GTCCCCGCCATATCCCTGGCTTACGAAGAAGCCGAAAGCGACATCATGAAGAGACAGCCCCGAAACCCCAAAACAGACAAGCTGGTGAACGAGAGGCTGATCAGTATAGCCTACGGACAAATCG GAATGATGCAGGCCACAGCTGGCTTCTTTACATATTTTGTGATCCTGGCTGAAAATGGATTCCTCCCAATGGACCTGCTAGGAATCCGAATGAATTGGGATGACAAATATGTAAACGACCTGGAGGACAGTTATGGACAGCAGTGG ACATATGAGCGCAGGAAGATTGTAGAGTTCACGTGCCACACAGCGTTCTTTGCCAGTATTGTGATCGTGCAGTGGGCCGATCTGATCATCTGTAAAACCAGGAGGAACTCCATCCTCCAGCAAGGAATGAA